A segment of the Physeter macrocephalus isolate SW-GA unplaced genomic scaffold, ASM283717v5 random_324, whole genome shotgun sequence genome:
tctagagccagcgagccacaacgactgagcccacgggccacaactactgagcccacgagccacaaccactgaagcctgcacacctagagcccgtgctccacaacaagagaagccaccacggtgagaagcctgtgcaccgcaacaaagagtagcccctgctcgccgcaactagagaaagcccacgtgcagcaacgaagacccaatgcagccaaaaataaatttattttaaaaaaacacacaaaaaacaaaacaccctcacagacacactcagaaccttagtttgaccaaatatctggccCATGGCCCAACCAAATTgccacacaaaattaaccatcacaccccTCCCAAGGTAAGATTGCGGTAGACATGTGGGCTGGAGACTTTGCTCCCATGGCTCGGACTCCAGCGGCAGAGCTGAAAGGAGCAATGACACGCTCATCGCCCCAGCTCGGCGACCGGGATGCGCATCTCCCATGCGGCCACAAGGTGGCGCCCGCGGAGGCAATTCCCTGGACGGAGCCGTGACCACCTGCAGCCGGCTGGAAAGGGGCTCTACCTGGGGGCTGAGGTTGGGTTTCACTATCTGGCTGTAGCCCCAGGGACTCAGATCTAGAGTGTAGACCAGCCTTgcaaaagggaaggagaaggactTGGCAGGCAGACAATTCCATGGAAATCTGTAAGGCTCTACAGGTGGAGCTGAGAGGGTCCTCCTTTCTGCAGCCAGGCACTTGCCCCTCTTTGGTTCCCAGAAATAGCCCAGAAACCCTCTGTGCTTGTGTCTCACTTTGACACAGAGTGGTTTGGGGCTGGTGCACAGAGGCTCAGTAATTTGAATCTCCCAGGGCTCGTAGTTGGCTCTCTGTCGCTGTCAAACTGGGTCCTGGTGACTGACCGAGCTCTTAAACCCAAAGGCAAGGTCAGAGTGGGAAACAGTCTAGTTGCTTCTatttgaaggaagagaaaggacgGGTCACGGGCAGCACATGGGAAGGGGCAGAGCTTTAAAGGGACTGGCCTCAGATTTTCTGCTGGAGAACTGCAGGAGCCTTGCTGTCACTTGTCACCAGCTGGGTAACTCTGCTTTGCTGTCCTGGGCACAGACACAACAAACGCAGGATCGAACACTAGCTACTGCAGGGTACGTCCCCGGCCACAGTGCCTGGGCCATAGGTGCCAGCAGTCCCCACCTGGTGATTTGGGTAAAAGAAGGAAACTCCCAATTCAAGAACCTGCGTTACTTTCCTTGAAGGCAAACTAACCCACTTCAAGCcctaactaaaacaaaaaacaaaaaacctttctaTTGTAAGATAAAACACAGACGTGGAAGAGCACACATGTCGAATCTGCGACTCAGTGAATAAGAACTGCCCCACGCCTCCCATTCCATCCCATGCAAAACCAACACTGAATGCTATTTTCACTCTCTGCCTTACTTCATGAACGCAAAAATCCTCTTCGGAGTTGTTACCGAAAATGGGTattaatgtaggtctttcataaaagcaaaatggTGTAAGACGAACTCTGGAAAACCAGGCTAtacctgtatacacacacatatatacacacacaaacatgttaTATACGTatccacacatatatacatcaaCATGGTTATTCTTAGTATGTGACctatgtgtgtctatgtatgtgtatgtgtgtgtacccCCCCACACATATATTACACACCAAGACGCTCAGAATAACCATGTTAATTTCTTGCATATGCCGTCCCCACTCTCCCctcattttttttggctgcgcctcaTGGCTtgggagatcttagttccccaaccagggatagaacccgtgccccctgcagtggaagcacggagtcctaaccactggaccgccagggaattcccagacacTCCATTGTTTAACATGTCTTGTGACTATAGCTGGTTTGTGCCTCTATTTGGGGCTGATGAGGATACCTTATCCCCTAGCTTTGTTGTAAATTATGtccatagtttgttttttttttttttaactgtggagAATATATATCATAAGCTTTGCCATTTAACCATTTTCTAGGGTACAAGTCAGTTGTATGTAGGTTTCAGGTTCCACATCCGGTCTTTCTGTTTTCATGTGGGGATGACACTAAAATCTTCCCAGAATCCCCTGCTTTCCAAAGCCCTAACTTTTCAAACAAAACTGATTCATTGGTTTGTTTCACACCGACACTTTACCGAGAACACCCCTGCCACGACTCAGGACTGCAATGCAGCCTGTGGTTAGGCTCTGTCGACGTCTGATGAGACCTGGTGCTAAAGGGAACGACACACTTACGGATCAATAACATGTTACAGCTTGGTGGCCCGGTACAAAAACCGGAAGCCCACTGTCAGGATGCCCCGTTTCACTGTGGCCCTGAGACAGTCAGAGACGGGCAGCGGGGGACAGGTGCTCACAGCCTCACCTGATTTCATGTTGCTCTGGCCACCACTGTGAGAACCTGACGCTAAACCAAAGGCTTGGTAAAGTGCGCCCAGGAGATGGCAGAGCTCGAAGGAATTCGTGGAAAAAGCCTTTCCCTTCCCTCGGGGACAGGCCAGCTGAGTCATCAGTTGCACGTCCTGCAGGTGCTCTTGAGGGAGGACTGAAGCCCGTCTCCTGTCTCGACTGCCGGGGGGCGGGCTCACAACCCAGGCCGGGCCGCGGGCATGGGGGCACATGCAGGCGTCACCTGCTCCCGCCCCGCGGCCGGGCCGGTCCCACGGCCGCTGCCACCAAGGACGGGCCCTCAAGGCTCCTGACGGGGTAGGCACTGCTCCTGCATCTGCGGCACCCCACCCCGGCAGGCCCAACTGCAGGAGCCGGGGACAAGGCGGCCCAGGTTTCTGAAGGTCCACACTGGCCACCTGATGGAAGGACCCATTTCGTTACTAAAGAAACATTGCGTCGTGGCTGAGTCCTGTTTGACCTCATGGAGTTCAAGGAAAACTACAGCCTGTTCTCTtccgggagggagggagctgtaagTACCGGGCTCCGCACTCCTGAGGAATCGGCAGCCCACAGCTGCGATGTGTGTGCAGGACAGTGTACAATGGCCCCTCACAAGCTAGCCACTGTTCCCGAGCTTCTGGAACACCAGTCCTCTGGCTCCAGAATCTCCCCTTCCTTCAATCTCTAAAGTCTCCTAAGGATGTCACACTCTTCAAGGGAGACTGCCGATtcacagtaagaaaaagacattcttttttttaaacagttcacATTTATTAttgataacaataaaaaaatcttttaaagactATCAGTATTGTATTACCAAGAGTGAGGTAATATGTTTACAAAACATTTACAGAATTTGATACgtaaataatgaaattaagaaagacAGTTAATTAAGACACTAGTAATAGAGGGGAAACCAAAAGGATCATTAGTGCTGAAAACAGGTGAAATGacagcagcattttaaaaagagtgcaGGGCACTGAAGTAGAGTCACGATAAACTGCGCGATCGAAGTCTACCTGCCTCACAGCCCCCTTCCAAGGAGGACAGGGCGATGGGTACTCAGGAGTAACCCTGTAAGTATTTGTGCAGTGATGTGCTGTGAATGCTTAAGGATGCATTCAACTCTTTGGGGATAAAAAACAGTGCCACTTCTGAGTCAGCTCAAAAAGAGCTGCTCTTcagactgggggaggggtggctgcaATTCAGATAGTTCTATTAGCGCCCCTGGGCTGATGTGGACTGTCGAGTGAAGTGTTTTCTTGGCAGCTGTCAGCAAAATCGCCatctgagacacagagaaagagagaaggagagagacggGACCGTCTTCAGGTCCTGAGAATTTGGAAACAGGAAGCAGCACGGATACACTAACTAACCCTACTGTGCTTTCCGGAAACAAGCCTTTAGGTGCCAACGGTGAGCTTCTCTTGTGAAGGAAACGCACAGCTGTGCTCCGGATGGGCCGGCAGCCCTGGGAGAAGCCCAGGAACGTCCTCAGCGTGCAGGCAGCCACCGAGTACCGCTGCCCGGGAGGGCTGCTCCGCTTCTCCCGAGCCCTCCAGACACCTCCCCGCGGGCACACACTCGTCCACACAGCTCTCCCGCCACGCGGCACCCGCCTAACACCTCCAGGGCAGGTTCACAACAACGCGACTCAGGGTTTCCGTGCCCGTCACACGCTGATGATGGCCACCTGGCTTTTGGCCCAGATCCTGAACAGCACAGCCTCCGCCACGTACCCACCACGGCACACGTCCTCCTTCACCACGGAGACTGACCCAAGGCAACAACTGGACAGATTCGCGAAGAACCTGCTTTTCCCATAACAAGCCGAGAAAACGAGGGCCAATAAAAGGTAGACCAGGCTTGGTATttggaatcaaaaagaaaaagtaaaaagcagaCCAACCTCACAATCTGACCTGCTTCTATGCAACTGAACCCTTCATTACTTGAACTAAGTTTTTACTCGCCCCGTCCCCCGCTGACACACACCCACCCCGAGACACACATGCCTGCAGGCACACACACGCCCACAATTTCCTGTCACAAAGAAGCAGGGCTCCCCCAGGCCACAGGCTGTCCTGCCATGGCCACACAGTGAACACAGGACAGCTTCAAAACGGCAGATGGGACTCACTGTCTCCGAAGTACCCTTCTAGTGACTAGAGGAACCATTTGGGCTCTGATGCTACCAAGCCGTGAGGGGCCCAGGGGAGGCCAATCTAGAATGAGTTCAGACCTAATGCGTGCAGGTAGGAAGAGCAACACAccgggaggaagggagaggacgCCCTCGGCCCAAGTTCATGGACAGAGGAAGCCTGCTCTCAAAGTACCAAAAGGtttgaaaggaggaaagagaaaataatgtttaatgaTGGCGGTGTTCTTCCTGGCATTGTGGGGAGTCCGCGAGAGCCCCGGACCCCCCCAGACCCCCTTTACAACAGTGGGTCCGTCTGGCCCCGGAGCCGGGCCCGGGTGCCCACAGGCTCCCTCTGAGTTCTTCTGATTAGCGGCGTCTGCTCGGAGGAGAAGGAGCCTGGGGGCAGTCACTCAATCCTCGGGCCGCGTCGACCACgggcagggaggaggtgagggccgGACGCGGGGCGGGGGCAGGTTGGCAGCTTCTGCTCCGCGGAGGAAGGTGGGTCACCTCTGACGGGTGGTGGGGAGCTCATCCACTAAGGGATGGTGTGGAGGCGCTTACTTGGTATACAAACGACTTTTCTTTGAAGAGAGAGCCCTTGTGCTCTGGTTGGATTCTGTGCACACTGTATACAAAACCTATGGCTATTGAGTTAGAGTTACAACTACCTGTCGAGATCGTTTCGGGATCAGTGACTACGTTTACCACCTGGAGAGCTACGTGCTACCTAGAGGGCCAGAGGAGTCCGCGCAACGTGGCTGCTGGGCGGGCGGCGGCCCGAGGCGGTGGGCCGTCCCCTCTGCGCACTGGGCACTACCTGGAGACCATGGAGCTGGAGTGGGACTGGCTGGACGAGGTGGTGGCAGCGCTGAGCTGGGAGAACCCGCTGTGGCTGGACTCCAGGCTGGTCATGGAGCCTCTGCAAGAAGCACGGGGAGGGCGGGTGTGAGGACCCCACCGCGGCCGCCCAACGCCTTCCTGGCCGATCCCAGCCCGCTTCCCCGCAGCGCCCCCCAGAGCCGGGCCGGCCGTGCGGGGCCCAGGGGGACACAGCCCCCCACCACCCTCCCACACTGATAACGCCGTGAACTGCCAGCGACGGGTGGCCCGGAGGCCGCCCCGGTCTGCACCCCGGCCTCACGCACCGGAAGTCCTCGGACCCGATCACTTCGGTGTAGTACATCACTTTGCACTTGTGGGAAGAGACCTGCAGGGAGGCCAGCACGTCGTCCATGCGGGGCAGGCTGGTGGCGGCACAGGCCGGCATGCTGTGGAACTTCCACTGCAGGATGTAGAAGCCCGGCCACCGTGTCACGTGGGAGCCCTGGAACGAGTCAGGCGGCACCAGCTGAGAGGACCTGCTTCCCGTGCCCTCCCACAACGGGTCTGACAAATGCCAGGAGACCGGGTCCACTCGGATCCAACACCGATTACTGACCATCTCGACGGGGGAAGGACTGGCTGCCCTGATTCAAGATCGGGGTCCATCCCACGCTGCCTCCCGGGTGTCGGCCCTGCAGCCAGGCCTCTGCCAGGCGCTGGGGAGGCCACGGGAGGGACCCTCAGAGGCTGTCCGCCCCCAGGACTCCGCCTCGGGAGGAGGAAGCAGGCGCCCGCGGGGTGGGAGCGCCCGGGGGTCCTCTGCTCTCCCCTGAGGGCCTGGGGTCAAAAAAGGCCACGTGGACCAGGCAATGCTCTCTCTGATGTGCTTCCAATGACCTTACCGGTGTATTCTGGGTTAAAAGGACGGCAATCTAAAGTAGAATGCCCATCTGTGAAAACTACTTTCTCCCTTAATTCTGGAACTAAAGACTGTGATACAgattaaaatgttcattattttaaaaactgaataaaatactCTCTTTTACTCTGCTTCTACGACCACCAAAACACTGACAGGCTTATCCCTGAAAACCGTAAAGACAGCAAAATTATGCATCTATTATGAAGGCCAGAAGCACCCGAGAGCTACCATTCTGAGCTCAGGCACTCAGAATAACTAGCCAAAATTTTAAAGGAGCTGAcagagcatttaaaataaattaggatGCTTAGTAATGAGACTTAATAGTTCCCTAATTACTTGTTTCTCTCACTTCTATTCGGGGTGCTTTTCCTTGAAGAGAAGAATGCCTCCAGGTCAAAGGCCGTCTTAGCAGAAGCCTTCTCAATCCCAGCTTTGTACGTGCACCGGatgccttttcctttcttccaggtCGCTTTTGTGAAAATACTTCCAGAAATAGTTCATGACTTTAGATACAAGTAATGGATTCTGCTGAGCTCTAGGTTCTTCTGGGATTCACTCGGCTTCTTGAGTGACTCTAACCGTAGCTAAGAGGACACACTGAGCTGCCTGTCTACAGACGCAGGACGGGGCCGAAGCAGGACTCCCTTCTCCAGACAGAAGAGCCAAGCTGTGGGGACTCCCGGGAGACCTCACCTGCACACTTTCCCCTTCTTTGCAGATCAGAGGTGACTCCACCATGCTGTAGTCACGGCCCAGCTGCCAGATTCTGTCTATCAGCTGCACGTTGTTCCCTCCTGGGGAAGTGATGCTGTGTGCCCCCAGGGAGTCCTTTTTGGGTGGCTGCGGCGACCTCTTGGAGTGATAGATGTTAAAGATGATGTCCCCTTTGCACACATCAAAATCCCAAGTGATCACCGAAGAGGCATCCACAATCTGAATGAGAATCTGGAAAAAGAGGTTGCATCAACCCACCAAAATAAGCACGGGCCTCTGAGCCGACGCCGCGGCGGCAGGTCCCCCGGCAGCCTTCCCCCGGCTAGGGGGCGCGCACGGCCGACCCTCCTCACTCAGACTCCTcaccgcccctcccaggcctcTGCTCGCTCTTTTCGTTCTTTTGCAGAACTGCTCCTGCTACACGTCggggccaggctctgtgctgtcAGCTACACCTATGGTCCACGCTTCCGCTCAATTCCCTGAGTGCTTTAAAACACCCAGTCCTGGCTGTAAAAAGTGTcttaatacaaaacagaaataacgcTAGACACCACAGAAGGGGTTCCGTGGGTTGCTCTGGGAGGAAGGGCACAGGTCGCAGAAGAGCCCAGGAGGGACGGGAAGGAAGCATCcaagcggtggggggggggggggacgcGAGCGCACGCTGAGTGGCCTCTGCCCGTGGCCGCTGGGCCGAAGAGCCCAGGAGGGACGGGAAGGAAGCATCcaagcggtgggggggggggggggggacgcGAGCGCACGCTGAGTGGCCTCTGcccgtggccgctgggccggGTGGGAAGAGGGCGCCACGTGGCCCGGGGGTGGGGAAGTGCCCCGGGTGTCGAGTGCCAACCTAAAAGCTGAATTCCATGCGGCGCCCATACAGCTTCCCCGCAGGGAATGATCAAAGTTATAGTTTCAAAAGATTACTGTGGGAGGGATGTGAGAATTAACACCAGCTGTAAAAGTTATGTATTCACTAAAGAATTCCAGCAGGAGCCAGGCCCCGCGCCCCACCCTGCCCTGGAGGCCTGCCCGCTGAGCCTGCCGGGAGGCGTGCGAGAGCTTTGCTTCTCGTCAAGCAGCCCTTTTGGTCCCACCGCGGCCACTTCTCACCGCTGACAGACCCACACAGACTTCCCCTAAAGAGCGGATTCCATAAGCGCAAGAGCTGCATCTAAGCACAGCGGTGGCACCAACGACACCGAAgtggctctgagggcagagctcCCTTGGACGCCAGCCCCTCTGCGGACCGGCACCCTGGCTCCTGCATTCACAGCGGGGACGAGGAATTCAGTCCTCATTTCATGGGACCGCCATCCTCGATTTGTGCTTTACTGAACCCCCAAAGCAGAACTGAAGTTTCAGTTTTGATGTAGAAACACTTGCACAGATACCCGGTGACTCAAGAGAACACATCACACCGCTGAGTTCTCTACCCCGGATGAGCGCACCCACGGCCTAAGGAAAGAACTTGGCCTCCTCGCGCCTGCCGGCCTCCAGAGAAAAAACTGCTACAAATACTCCTCAAGACACAGTCGGCCTCCCCCTACAGAGGCTGTGAATAAGGCACATCGAACCTGTCTTTTTTGCTCGCTCAAACCACAGCCCCGTGTCCACTTGCCCCACGAGGCACGGGTGGGCCGTGCGGGACACGCTCCGGCCAGGAGGACGGAGGAAGCGGTTCGGCGTCAGCTCCCGGCCACCAGTGTCCACCCGGCCAGCAGCCCAGCCCGCTGAGCGGCCTCTCCGTGCCAGGTGCCACCCCTCCCACGATCCTGAGCCACAAACCTCAGCCCGAAGTCCAGGAAGGGCCAGTCAGTGCTGAGTCCCTCATGACGCCACAGCACACACGCGTGTGAAAACACAGGCACACTCTTGCTTCTGCACCACCACGTGACAGCAAGGAGAGAAAACACACGTGCTAGTTTCTCCTCACTCCATCAGATTTATAAAAACGGGCAAATTCCTTAAAGGTAATACATAACCAAATCCAgtccagaaaaaaacagaagacgTGACTGGTCCTGATCACTGAGTACATTAAACCGAAGAGTTACAGATCTTGCCACGGGGAGACCTGCTACG
Coding sequences within it:
- the LOC114485026 gene encoding SEC14-like protein 1, with protein sequence MVESPLICKEGESVQGSHVTRWPGFYILQWKFHSMPACAATSLPRMDDVLASLQVSSHKCKVMYYTEVIGSEDFRGSMTSLESSHSGFSQLSAATTSSSQSHSSSMVSR